In one Corallococcus silvisoli genomic region, the following are encoded:
- a CDS encoding YbhB/YbcL family Raf kinase inhibitor-like protein produces the protein MKTNPYDALPQVPSFTVTSTDVRDGQALATPQLSGIFGAGGQDVSPQLAWSGFPEATKGFVVTVYDPDAPTGSGFWHWAVVNLPPSTTSLPSGAGAQDGKKLPAGAFQLRNDGGLAGYIGAAPPPGHGAHRYFIVVHAVDVPSLDVPKDASPALLGFNLFTHTLARATLVGTYGR, from the coding sequence ATGAAGACCAATCCCTACGACGCCCTGCCCCAGGTGCCCTCCTTCACGGTCACGAGCACCGACGTGCGCGACGGGCAAGCGCTGGCCACCCCGCAGCTCAGCGGCATCTTCGGCGCGGGCGGCCAGGACGTGTCTCCTCAACTGGCGTGGAGCGGCTTCCCGGAGGCCACGAAGGGCTTTGTCGTCACCGTCTACGACCCGGACGCGCCCACCGGCAGCGGCTTCTGGCACTGGGCCGTGGTCAACCTCCCCCCCTCCACCACCAGCCTCCCCTCCGGCGCGGGCGCACAGGACGGCAAGAAGCTGCCGGCCGGCGCCTTCCAGCTGCGCAACGACGGCGGACTCGCCGGGTACATCGGCGCCGCGCCACCGCCGGGCCATGGCGCGCACCGCTACTTCATCGTCGTTCATGCCGTGGACGTGCCGTCGCTCGACGTCCCGAAGGACGCGTCGCCCGCCCTGCTGGGCTTCAATCTCTTCACCCATACGCTCGCGCGCGCCACGCTCGTCGGAACGTACGGGCGCTGA
- a CDS encoding carbohydrate binding domain-containing protein: MKRLPQWVWLAVLAVSLFHADRARAQIAAAHVYHNHMPNFWAYYDLTQYNATPVGGPIRYAYDGQVIQIKQSPPANYTYFLPSGAPMPHDDLVTYYSHHAKVGAYQFWPPDVAADMKANASTGQVHVTMSGAVVNNVNDLVTRRNVSGYDNASWGATWRDRYTNLRTPAGNRTLDLIHFTGHHSMGPLVGPDYFLKDLIHQNATLSQSYFLGSGFTSSKGFFPTELGFSERLIPTLAKLGVKWSVIGDNHFSRTLKDYPFLNDPGADTLVSPPNRADLQNTSTVGAWVSEGMAHEQQVIRNKYPFASTPHWVRYVDATTGAESRVVGIPVNQNGSWLEGWEGQATVDVVGLRNFEGLVPQKQFFVLAHDGDNSGGRAGSLDTWMNGRAVTCSGGVQCLGIDEYLATNTPVATDVVHVQDGSWVDTRDSSSDPQWHHWRLPFGIWKGQFPAFNTATGLNLAPKTNLSGLQEGMTVSLEHGWHYLERNFALLQAALNYAKTSEQIWLDAHPNHWKPTTALDSQVTYAGNQLNPWMLSFPVKGDAANDWAGGANPAELAWYFLLPAMDSGFGYYDENTDDNVKPTLSFNQSLYFSKPYVQDRLAQDRTGPSIWAPQRWPYNPGSANTDKSEGWTLHHFDNTFALYTYAFDVSGIASIKARVRVHTAKSIDPLDNTPRVYDPVALKAAGVANIDPARVGTWVDYPLQRRELRPVMNGVSWQPAYLPVMQKVAAQEIGDLYYVYLSAYRDQLVDFYIEATDARGNVTRSEIQSVYVGAGRYRQEAGKYIEDLNGAVAGTYPFLRVDTTAPSTPTGLAATRTDRSVTLSWTASTDNVGVTGYAVFRDGTQVGTPTGTTYTDSGLSAGTTYSYTVKARDAAGNTSAASTPLSVTTLPPDTTPPSAPTGLGASGITSSSVVLSWTAATDNYGVSHYLVFRDGTQVATPTGTTYTDTGLSSSTTYSYTVKARDAAGNTSVASAALSVTTGLGYTTTVYYKKGFSTPYIHYRPAGGTWTTPPGVLMPDAEVAGYSKYTVNLGSVQQLEAVFNNGSGTWDNNNGSNYLFPTGTSTFNAGVITAGGPVNDTVAPSVPSGLASPSKSATTVTLSWTASTDNVGVTGYLVFRDGAQVGAPTTTGYTDSGLSSNTAYVYTVKARDAAGNTSAASTALSVTTSAGNTATVYYKKGYATPYIHYRPAGGTWTTAPGVAMAAAEVSGYAKHTVDLGSATQLEADFNNGSGTWDNNGGLNYFFPAGTSTFNAGVISAGAPSTDTTAPTVPSGVTAASKTATTVSLTWTASTDASGIAGYDVYRDGSLVGSPTTASYTDTGLTAGTTYSYTVRARDTAGNASAQSTALSVTTSTSGATVTFNVTASTVVGQNVYVVGSIAALGSWSPAGAILLSPANYPTWGAAVSLPGSTAVEYKYIKKDAANNVTWESGANRTLTTPATGTATVNDTWR, encoded by the coding sequence ATGAAAAGACTGCCGCAGTGGGTGTGGCTCGCGGTGCTCGCGGTCTCGCTGTTTCACGCGGACCGGGCACGGGCGCAGATCGCCGCCGCGCACGTGTATCACAATCACATGCCCAACTTCTGGGCGTACTACGACCTGACCCAATACAACGCGACGCCCGTGGGAGGGCCCATCCGCTACGCGTATGACGGGCAGGTCATCCAGATAAAACAATCGCCTCCGGCCAACTACACCTACTTCCTGCCGTCGGGCGCGCCCATGCCGCACGACGACCTGGTGACGTATTACTCGCACCACGCGAAGGTGGGCGCGTATCAGTTCTGGCCGCCGGACGTGGCGGCGGACATGAAGGCCAACGCCTCCACCGGGCAGGTGCACGTCACCATGTCGGGCGCGGTGGTGAACAACGTCAACGACCTGGTCACCCGCCGCAACGTGTCCGGCTATGACAACGCGAGCTGGGGCGCGACGTGGCGGGACCGCTACACCAACCTGCGCACGCCCGCGGGCAACCGCACGTTGGACCTCATCCACTTCACGGGCCACCACTCCATGGGGCCGCTGGTGGGGCCGGACTACTTCCTCAAGGACCTCATCCACCAGAACGCCACCCTGTCCCAGTCGTACTTCCTGGGCAGCGGCTTCACGTCCTCCAAGGGCTTCTTCCCCACGGAGCTGGGCTTCTCCGAGCGGCTCATCCCCACGCTGGCGAAGCTGGGCGTGAAGTGGTCCGTGATTGGCGACAACCACTTCTCCCGCACGCTGAAGGACTACCCGTTCCTGAACGACCCGGGCGCCGACACGCTGGTGTCGCCGCCCAACCGCGCGGACCTGCAGAACACCAGCACGGTGGGCGCCTGGGTGAGCGAGGGCATGGCGCACGAGCAGCAGGTCATCCGCAACAAGTACCCCTTCGCCTCCACGCCGCACTGGGTGCGCTACGTGGACGCGACCACGGGCGCCGAGTCGCGCGTCGTGGGCATCCCCGTCAACCAGAACGGCTCCTGGCTGGAGGGGTGGGAGGGACAGGCCACCGTGGACGTGGTGGGCCTGCGCAACTTCGAGGGCCTGGTGCCGCAGAAGCAGTTCTTCGTGCTCGCGCATGACGGCGACAACTCCGGCGGGCGGGCGGGGTCGCTGGACACGTGGATGAACGGCCGCGCCGTCACCTGTTCGGGCGGGGTGCAGTGCCTGGGCATCGACGAGTATCTGGCCACGAACACGCCGGTCGCCACGGACGTGGTGCACGTGCAGGACGGCTCCTGGGTGGACACGCGCGACTCGTCGTCCGACCCGCAGTGGCACCACTGGCGGCTGCCCTTCGGCATCTGGAAGGGGCAGTTCCCCGCGTTCAACACCGCCACCGGGCTCAACCTGGCGCCGAAGACGAACCTGAGCGGGCTCCAGGAAGGGATGACAGTGTCGCTGGAGCACGGCTGGCACTACCTGGAGCGCAACTTCGCGCTGCTCCAGGCCGCGCTCAACTACGCGAAGACGTCCGAGCAGATCTGGCTGGACGCGCACCCCAACCACTGGAAGCCCACGACGGCGCTGGACTCGCAGGTGACCTACGCGGGCAACCAGCTCAACCCGTGGATGCTGTCCTTCCCCGTCAAGGGCGACGCCGCCAACGACTGGGCGGGCGGCGCGAACCCCGCGGAGCTGGCCTGGTACTTCCTGCTGCCAGCCATGGACTCCGGCTTCGGGTACTACGACGAGAACACGGACGACAACGTGAAGCCGACGCTGTCCTTCAACCAGTCGCTCTACTTCTCCAAACCTTACGTGCAGGACCGGCTGGCGCAGGACCGCACGGGTCCATCCATCTGGGCGCCGCAGCGCTGGCCGTACAACCCGGGCAGCGCCAACACGGACAAGTCCGAGGGCTGGACGCTCCACCACTTCGACAACACCTTCGCGCTCTACACCTACGCGTTCGACGTCAGCGGCATCGCCAGCATCAAGGCGCGCGTGCGCGTGCACACCGCGAAGAGCATCGACCCGCTGGACAACACGCCGCGCGTCTATGACCCGGTGGCGCTCAAGGCCGCGGGCGTGGCCAACATCGACCCGGCGCGCGTGGGCACGTGGGTGGACTACCCGCTCCAGCGCCGCGAGCTGCGGCCGGTGATGAACGGCGTGTCCTGGCAGCCGGCGTACCTGCCGGTGATGCAAAAGGTGGCCGCGCAGGAGATCGGCGACCTCTACTACGTCTACCTGAGCGCCTACCGCGACCAGCTGGTGGACTTCTACATCGAGGCCACCGACGCGCGCGGCAACGTCACCCGGAGCGAGATCCAATCCGTCTACGTGGGCGCGGGCCGGTACCGCCAGGAGGCGGGCAAGTACATCGAGGACCTCAACGGCGCGGTGGCGGGCACCTACCCGTTCCTCCGCGTGGACACCACCGCGCCCTCCACGCCCACGGGGCTGGCGGCGACGCGGACGGACCGCTCGGTGACGCTGTCGTGGACGGCCTCCACGGACAACGTCGGGGTGACGGGCTACGCCGTCTTCCGCGACGGGACGCAGGTGGGCACGCCCACGGGCACGACGTACACGGACAGCGGGCTGAGCGCGGGCACGACGTACAGCTACACCGTGAAGGCGCGCGACGCCGCGGGCAACACGTCCGCGGCGAGCACGCCGCTCTCCGTCACCACCCTGCCCCCGGACACCACGCCGCCGTCCGCGCCCACGGGGCTGGGCGCTTCGGGGATCACCAGCTCGTCGGTGGTGCTGAGCTGGACGGCGGCCACGGACAACTACGGCGTCAGCCACTACCTGGTGTTCCGCGATGGCACGCAGGTGGCCACGCCCACGGGCACGACGTACACGGACACGGGCCTGTCCTCGAGCACGACGTACAGCTACACCGTGAAGGCGCGCGACGCGGCGGGCAACACGTCCGTGGCCAGCGCGGCCCTCTCCGTCACCACGGGGCTCGGGTACACGACGACGGTCTATTACAAGAAGGGCTTCAGCACGCCGTACATCCACTACCGCCCCGCGGGGGGCACGTGGACGACCCCGCCCGGGGTGCTGATGCCGGACGCGGAGGTGGCGGGGTACTCGAAGTACACGGTGAACCTGGGCTCCGTCCAACAGCTGGAGGCGGTGTTCAACAACGGCAGTGGCACGTGGGACAACAACAACGGGAGCAACTACCTGTTCCCCACGGGCACCTCCACGTTCAACGCGGGCGTCATCACGGCGGGCGGCCCGGTGAACGACACGGTGGCGCCGTCGGTGCCGTCGGGGCTTGCGTCGCCCTCGAAGTCCGCGACGACGGTGACGCTGTCGTGGACGGCCTCCACGGACAACGTCGGCGTGACGGGCTATCTCGTGTTCCGCGATGGCGCCCAGGTCGGCGCGCCCACCACGACGGGCTACACGGACAGCGGCCTGTCGTCGAACACGGCGTATGTCTATACGGTGAAGGCGCGCGACGCGGCGGGCAACACGTCCGCGGCGAGCACGGCGCTCTCCGTCACCACCAGCGCGGGCAACACGGCGACCGTCTATTACAAGAAGGGCTATGCCACGCCGTACATCCACTACCGCCCCGCGGGGGGCACGTGGACGACGGCGCCGGGCGTGGCCATGGCGGCGGCGGAGGTCTCCGGGTATGCGAAGCACACGGTGGACCTGGGGTCGGCCACGCAGCTGGAGGCGGACTTCAACAACGGCAGTGGCACGTGGGACAACAACGGGGGGCTCAACTACTTCTTCCCCGCGGGGACCTCCACGTTCAACGCGGGCGTCATCTCCGCGGGCGCGCCGTCCACGGACACCACGGCGCCCACGGTGCCGTCGGGCGTGACGGCGGCGTCGAAGACGGCGACCACCGTGTCGCTGACATGGACGGCGTCCACCGACGCGAGCGGCATCGCGGGCTATGACGTCTACCGCGACGGCTCGCTGGTGGGTTCGCCCACGACGGCCAGCTACACGGACACGGGGCTGACGGCGGGCACGACGTACAGCTACACCGTGCGGGCCCGGGACACGGCGGGCAATGCGTCCGCGCAGAGCACGGCGCTGTCCGTCACCACGTCCACCAGCGGGGCCACCGTCACCTTCAACGTGACGGCGAGCACCGTGGTGGGACAGAACGTGTACGTGGTGGGCAGCATCGCCGCGCTGGGAAGCTGGAGCCCGGCGGGCGCCATCCTGCTCTCACCGGCCAACTACCCGACGTGGGGCGCGGCCGTCTCGCTGCCGGGGTCCACGGCGGTGGAGTACAAGTACATCAAGAAGGACGCCGCCAATAACGTCACCTGGGAGAGCGGCGCCAACCGCACCCTGACGACGCCGGCCACGGGCACCGCGACCGTGAATGACACCTGGCGCTGA
- a CDS encoding aminotransferase class I/II-fold pyridoxal phosphate-dependent enzyme yields the protein MATYPASPREAFVQLRTLAEALARPEERPRALVELRELAELSRGQPEGAPLRLASVVVAVGASQERLELFIPPSIFAPEAWAFTFLEGLLKVPLDEYAGKQLVEVGAGSGWICIALAKFTGLARIRGLDLNPQAPAVGLCNAWLNGDEQLVSRLSFGESDLLRGLPQAPAWDFIVGCIPQVLRGDELPAELAQADEQALLDLSNYTSLQNVYEDHFGLGLIARLLDEAPERLLPGGRLLLNLAGRPGRSIIARMFTRRGFTTRVRVARRVMQAADTDIRPLVSLEQRTGREFEFFMEAHSPEPLRAATALGWLQAGHPIWHEVAVWEAHLSQPRETLALRASLRALGIAPLQEELDLGAASPEQLGFVTALAERLSQSPHLPYAHEAGDASFRRLVARYLDRHFGLRLSEDSLFVAPEREQAVYSFLLATCDPGDTVLVSRSLHPLYARALDKAGVRATVTHNALGEIRRLLTAFDVKAVLLTVEPGERTNLAVLRDIVAEAARRGIWVVLDESAFFNITGEVEPRTLFEFLARTPQAPNLVILYGLIKNAVWPDLELTLLLPVPEPLRADLEVAAEVTYSRISVLAEWFYERTFSELLAFRMAFAEPEPPAPARSPEVPLPRAKRIARLAEEPAFAPRFFHEGDPELVRLDYGENEGPLPLPLVEGLIAAGVAPRADATQTGLAESVAAFLLETRGARYAPEDVVVAPGVWPLMHHLGVALRQRLGRAPRVFLVTPCYGVLAPTFLAAGCDVESGPLGALLSRRARGGAPDAVVLSQPANPTGHYLSHEELMALATYVVEQRCLWVSDEIFGLVNLTNPTAETVHSPVTLEGAVPGIGARTVLLGGLSKEFAAGGLRVGWLATKDRALVAALRDSAPGVLHTPTARAAAYLYAAHARGPDGQLLYPARHKALRAYLARMRRDLAEKRALLAEALPDDGRAEATEAGGLFLAPRMTAWLGRSVDGVTLTPENLPRVIYAHTHVVLNGGAWCGDAERVRAVFSIPREKLLKARERLRAFGKRLR from the coding sequence ATGGCCACCTATCCCGCGTCTCCTCGTGAAGCCTTTGTCCAGTTGCGTACGCTCGCCGAGGCGCTGGCACGCCCGGAGGAGCGTCCCCGCGCGCTGGTGGAGCTGCGCGAGCTGGCGGAGCTGTCGCGCGGTCAGCCGGAGGGGGCGCCCCTGCGGCTGGCGTCGGTGGTGGTGGCGGTGGGCGCGTCGCAGGAGCGGCTGGAGCTGTTCATCCCCCCGTCCATCTTCGCGCCGGAGGCGTGGGCCTTCACATTCCTGGAGGGGCTGCTGAAGGTCCCCCTGGACGAGTACGCCGGCAAGCAGCTGGTGGAGGTGGGCGCGGGCTCCGGGTGGATCTGCATCGCGCTGGCGAAGTTCACGGGGCTGGCGCGCATCCGGGGCCTGGACCTGAACCCGCAGGCCCCGGCGGTGGGGCTCTGCAACGCGTGGCTCAACGGAGACGAGCAGCTGGTGTCGCGGCTGTCCTTCGGGGAGAGCGACCTGCTGCGCGGCCTGCCGCAGGCCCCGGCCTGGGACTTCATCGTCGGGTGCATCCCCCAGGTGCTCCGCGGGGATGAGCTGCCCGCGGAGCTGGCGCAGGCGGATGAGCAGGCGCTGTTGGACCTGTCCAACTACACGTCGCTCCAGAACGTCTACGAGGACCACTTCGGCCTGGGGCTCATCGCGCGGCTGCTCGACGAGGCGCCGGAGCGGCTGCTGCCCGGGGGGCGGCTGCTCCTCAACCTGGCGGGCCGGCCGGGCCGCTCCATCATCGCGCGCATGTTCACCCGCCGCGGGTTCACCACCCGCGTGCGCGTGGCCCGGCGGGTGATGCAGGCGGCGGACACGGACATCCGCCCGCTGGTGTCGCTGGAGCAGCGCACCGGGCGGGAGTTCGAGTTCTTCATGGAGGCCCACAGCCCGGAGCCGCTGCGCGCCGCGACCGCGCTCGGCTGGCTCCAGGCGGGCCACCCCATCTGGCACGAGGTGGCGGTCTGGGAGGCCCACCTGTCGCAGCCCCGCGAGACGCTGGCCCTGCGCGCGTCGCTGCGCGCCCTGGGCATCGCGCCGCTCCAGGAGGAGCTGGACCTGGGCGCCGCGTCCCCGGAGCAGCTGGGCTTCGTCACGGCGCTCGCGGAGCGGCTGTCGCAGTCGCCGCACCTGCCCTACGCGCACGAGGCCGGGGACGCGTCCTTCCGGCGGCTGGTGGCGCGCTACCTGGACCGGCACTTCGGCTTGAGGCTGTCGGAGGACTCGCTGTTCGTCGCGCCGGAGCGCGAGCAGGCCGTGTATTCGTTCCTGCTCGCCACGTGCGACCCGGGGGACACGGTACTGGTGTCGCGCAGCCTGCACCCGCTCTACGCCCGCGCGCTGGACAAGGCGGGCGTGCGCGCCACCGTGACGCACAACGCGCTGGGGGAGATCCGCCGCCTGCTCACCGCCTTCGACGTGAAGGCGGTGCTCCTCACGGTGGAGCCGGGGGAGCGCACCAACCTGGCGGTGCTGCGCGACATCGTGGCGGAGGCGGCCCGGCGCGGCATCTGGGTGGTGCTGGATGAGAGCGCCTTCTTCAACATCACCGGCGAGGTGGAGCCGCGGACGCTCTTCGAGTTCCTCGCGCGCACGCCGCAGGCGCCCAACCTGGTCATCCTGTACGGGCTCATCAAGAACGCGGTGTGGCCGGACCTGGAGCTGACGCTGCTGCTCCCGGTGCCCGAGCCCCTGCGCGCCGACCTGGAGGTGGCCGCGGAGGTGACGTACTCGCGCATCAGCGTCCTGGCGGAGTGGTTCTACGAGCGCACCTTCTCGGAGCTGCTCGCCTTCCGCATGGCCTTCGCGGAGCCGGAGCCGCCCGCGCCGGCCCGCTCGCCAGAGGTGCCGCTGCCCCGGGCGAAGCGCATCGCGCGGCTGGCGGAGGAGCCCGCGTTCGCGCCGCGCTTCTTCCACGAGGGCGACCCGGAGCTGGTGCGCCTGGACTACGGCGAGAACGAGGGGCCGTTGCCGCTGCCGCTGGTGGAAGGGCTCATCGCGGCGGGCGTCGCCCCGCGCGCGGACGCCACTCAGACGGGGCTCGCCGAGTCCGTGGCGGCCTTCCTGCTGGAGACGCGCGGGGCCCGCTACGCCCCGGAGGACGTCGTCGTGGCGCCCGGCGTCTGGCCCCTCATGCACCACCTGGGCGTGGCGCTGCGCCAGCGGCTGGGCCGCGCGCCGCGCGTGTTCCTGGTCACCCCCTGCTACGGGGTGCTGGCGCCCACGTTCCTCGCGGCGGGCTGCGACGTGGAGTCCGGGCCGCTCGGCGCGCTGCTGTCTCGCCGCGCGCGGGGTGGGGCGCCGGACGCGGTGGTGTTGTCCCAGCCGGCGAACCCCACGGGCCACTACCTGTCGCACGAGGAGCTGATGGCGCTGGCGACGTACGTCGTGGAGCAGCGCTGCCTCTGGGTATCGGATGAAATCTTCGGGCTGGTGAACCTCACGAACCCCACCGCGGAGACGGTGCACAGCCCGGTGACGCTGGAGGGCGCGGTGCCCGGCATCGGCGCGCGCACGGTGCTTTTGGGCGGGCTGTCCAAGGAGTTCGCGGCCGGAGGGCTGCGCGTGGGGTGGCTCGCGACGAAGGACCGGGCGCTGGTGGCGGCGCTGCGCGACAGCGCCCCGGGGGTGCTGCACACGCCCACGGCGCGCGCGGCGGCGTACCTGTACGCGGCCCACGCTCGCGGGCCGGATGGACAGCTGCTCTATCCGGCGAGGCACAAGGCGCTGCGGGCCTATCTGGCGAGGATGCGGCGCGACCTGGCGGAGAAGCGCGCGCTGCTGGCGGAGGCGCTGCCGGACGACGGCCGCGCGGAGGCCACGGAGGCCGGGGGCCTCTTCCTCGCGCCGCGGATGACAGCCTGGCTGGGGCGTTCGGTGGATGGGGTGACGCTCACGCCGGAGAACCTGCCCCGCGTCATCTACGCGCACACCCACGTGGTGCTCAACGGCGGAGCGTGGTGCGGCGACGCGGAGCGCGTGCGCGCGGTGTTCTCCATCCCGCGCGAGAAGCTGCTCAAGGCCCGCGAGCGGCTGCGCGCCTTCGGCAAGCGGCTGCGCTGA
- a CDS encoding acetamidase/formamidase family protein, producing MIRSLLVLLLCGLPAGALAASESWLVTTDLWGNPAYQLLTLERAGKRLTGELDGDRLEGERAGNVVHFVVTDSRQQTYVFDGKVSSEGLRGTADYPDSNNPKARVAHAFTARLLPVRPAGPPRVHDFTPTTWSNEFTAHRLPVLTVWPGDTVRTSTLDSGGMDAKGVTRALFGNPQTGPFFIATANPGDTLAIHIRRLKPNRSFADSLDSIVGRALTPGLAAKAAGLGKPVRWTLDLERGVARPETPTERLKAFSVPLRPMLGGMAVAQGFGSAPLSTGDTGRYGGNMDFNEVVEGNTVYLPVAQPGALLYLGDAHAAQGDGETSQYALETSMDVEFTVDVLHGKPPPSTPRVESPTHLMALGQGGALDDALRSATQGLAQWLEQDYGLTLSESAQVLGSSVQYVVANLAGRSVGVAAKLDKVRLEALRPPAK from the coding sequence ATGATCCGCTCACTCCTCGTCCTCCTCCTCTGCGGCCTTCCGGCCGGCGCGCTCGCGGCCAGCGAGTCCTGGCTCGTGACGACCGACCTGTGGGGCAACCCCGCCTACCAGCTCCTCACGCTCGAGCGCGCCGGGAAGCGCCTGACGGGGGAGCTCGACGGGGACCGGCTGGAAGGGGAGCGCGCGGGCAACGTCGTCCACTTCGTCGTCACGGACTCGCGCCAGCAGACCTACGTCTTCGACGGCAAGGTGAGCAGCGAGGGGCTGCGCGGGACCGCGGACTACCCGGACAGCAACAACCCGAAGGCTCGGGTGGCCCATGCCTTCACGGCGCGGCTGCTTCCCGTTCGCCCCGCGGGGCCTCCGCGCGTGCACGACTTCACGCCCACCACCTGGTCCAACGAGTTCACCGCCCACCGCCTGCCGGTGCTGACGGTCTGGCCGGGAGACACGGTGCGGACCTCGACGCTCGACTCCGGCGGCATGGACGCGAAGGGCGTCACGCGCGCGCTCTTCGGCAATCCGCAGACGGGCCCCTTCTTCATCGCCACCGCGAACCCCGGCGACACGCTGGCCATCCACATCCGCCGCCTGAAGCCGAACCGGTCGTTCGCGGACAGCCTGGACAGCATCGTGGGCCGGGCCCTCACGCCGGGGCTCGCCGCGAAGGCCGCGGGCCTGGGCAAGCCGGTGCGCTGGACGCTCGACCTGGAGCGCGGCGTCGCGAGGCCGGAGACCCCGACGGAGCGCCTGAAGGCCTTCAGCGTGCCGCTGCGGCCCATGCTGGGCGGCATGGCGGTGGCGCAGGGCTTCGGCTCCGCGCCGCTGTCCACCGGCGACACGGGCCGCTACGGCGGCAACATGGACTTCAACGAGGTGGTGGAGGGCAACACCGTCTACCTGCCCGTGGCCCAGCCCGGGGCCCTGCTGTACCTGGGCGACGCGCACGCCGCGCAGGGCGACGGTGAGACGTCGCAGTACGCGCTGGAGACCTCCATGGACGTCGAGTTCACCGTGGACGTCCTCCACGGCAAGCCGCCGCCCTCCACGCCCCGGGTGGAGTCCCCCACGCACCTGATGGCGCTGGGGCAGGGCGGCGCGCTGGACGACGCGCTGCGCTCCGCGACGCAGGGGCTGGCCCAGTGGCTGGAGCAGGACTACGGGCTCACCCTGTCGGAGAGCGCGCAGGTGCTGGGCAGCTCCGTGCAGTACGTCGTCGCGAACCTCGCGGGGCGCAGCGTGGGGGTCGCCGCGAAGCTCGACAAGGTCCGGCTCGAAGCCCTCCGTCCCCCAGCGAAGTGA
- a CDS encoding SRPBCC family protein encodes MAIKLAIAALILVAALGAFIATRPDRFRVERDAHVAASPDAVFAMINDLRRFDTWNPYRFELTPGLTKSFEGPDEGPGARFSWAGGGPAGEGSMIITESQPGQRVVLTLTFVKPFAATNQTVFTLTPENGGTRVRWSMDGDNTLMGKAMSLVINMDTLVGKDFEKGLVNLDAAVRTGAPASPANVQAAAATPAPAL; translated from the coding sequence ATGGCCATCAAGCTCGCAATCGCCGCCCTCATCCTCGTCGCCGCGCTGGGCGCCTTCATCGCCACCCGCCCGGACCGCTTCCGCGTGGAGCGCGACGCGCACGTGGCCGCTTCGCCGGATGCCGTCTTCGCGATGATCAACGACCTGCGCCGGTTCGACACGTGGAACCCGTACCGCTTCGAGCTGACCCCGGGCCTGACCAAGTCCTTCGAGGGGCCCGACGAGGGGCCGGGCGCCCGCTTCTCCTGGGCCGGAGGAGGTCCGGCGGGCGAAGGCAGCATGATCATCACGGAGAGCCAGCCCGGGCAGCGCGTCGTCCTCACGCTGACGTTCGTCAAGCCGTTCGCCGCCACGAACCAGACGGTCTTCACGCTCACCCCCGAGAACGGCGGCACGCGGGTGCGCTGGAGCATGGATGGCGACAACACCCTGATGGGCAAGGCGATGTCGCTCGTCATCAACATGGACACGCTGGTGGGCAAGGACTTCGAGAAGGGGCTCGTGAACCTGGACGCCGCCGTGCGGACTGGCGCCCCGGCTTCCCCCGCGAACGTCCAGGCCGCCGCGGCGACGCCCGCTCCGGCGCTCTGA
- a CDS encoding serine hydrolase domain-containing protein — translation MTTALRGHVERGDLPGLVALVARGDAVHVAALGTQGLTTSSPPMRRDTLFRVASMAKPLTAVATLLLVEEGKLALDGSVDRWLPELADRRVLRRPDSPLEDTVPAKRAITVRDLLTLRWGLGAVMAPPGTYPIQEAIREARVSAGFQAITDPPDEYMRRMGTLPLIHQPGERWMYHTGYEVLGVLVARASGMRFDDFLRERLFVPLAMKDTAFSVPVEKRGRLSTAYARDPGTGRLEAWDEPSNSFWSRPPAFPSGGGQGGLVSTADDFLAFGRMLLSAGRHGDTRLLSPASIEAMMTDQIPSEQKDASPFYPGFWDATGWGFGGAVTTRPDGISPTAGRYGWGGGYGTTFFIDPRQDLTALLLTQRRVQGPEEGALALEFSKDAYRALEG, via the coding sequence ATGACGACCGCCCTGCGCGGCCACGTGGAGCGAGGGGACCTGCCCGGGCTCGTCGCCCTGGTCGCGCGCGGAGACGCCGTGCACGTCGCCGCGCTGGGCACGCAGGGGCTCACCACCTCCAGCCCACCCATGCGGCGCGACACCCTCTTCCGCGTCGCGTCCATGGCCAAGCCCCTGACGGCCGTGGCCACGCTGTTGCTGGTGGAGGAAGGGAAGCTCGCGCTCGACGGTTCCGTGGACCGGTGGCTGCCGGAGTTGGCGGACCGGCGCGTCCTGCGCAGGCCGGACAGCCCGCTCGAAGACACCGTCCCCGCGAAGCGGGCCATCACCGTGCGCGACCTGCTCACCCTGCGCTGGGGCCTGGGCGCGGTGATGGCGCCGCCCGGCACCTACCCCATCCAGGAGGCGATTCGCGAGGCGCGGGTGTCCGCCGGGTTCCAAGCCATCACCGACCCGCCGGATGAGTACATGCGGCGGATGGGCACCCTGCCGCTCATCCATCAGCCGGGGGAGCGCTGGATGTATCACACCGGCTACGAGGTCCTGGGCGTCCTGGTCGCGCGCGCCTCCGGCATGCGCTTCGATGACTTCCTGCGCGAAAGGCTCTTCGTGCCGCTGGCCATGAAGGACACCGCGTTCAGCGTGCCCGTGGAGAAGCGGGGCCGGCTGTCCACCGCCTATGCACGCGACCCGGGAACCGGGCGGCTCGAGGCCTGGGACGAGCCCTCGAACAGCTTCTGGTCCCGCCCTCCCGCGTTCCCCTCCGGCGGTGGCCAGGGAGGACTGGTGTCCACGGCCGACGACTTCCTCGCGTTCGGCCGGATGCTGCTGAGCGCGGGCCGCCACGGCGACACCCGCCTCCTGTCGCCCGCGAGCATCGAGGCCATGATGACGGACCAGATTCCCTCGGAGCAGAAGGACGCCTCGCCCTTCTACCCCGGCTTCTGGGACGCGACGGGGTGGGGCTTCGGCGGCGCCGTCACCACGCGGCCGGATGGCATCTCTCCCACCGCCGGTCGCTATGGCTGGGGCGGTGGCTACGGCACCACCTTCTTCATCGACCCGCGGCAGGACCTGACGGCGCTGCTCCTGACCCAGCGGCGGGTGCAGGGCCCCGAGGAGGGAGCCCTGGCCCTGGAGTTCTCCAAGGACGCGTACCGGGCGCTGGAAGGCTGA